One stretch of Fictibacillus sp. b24 DNA includes these proteins:
- a CDS encoding carotenoid biosynthesis protein translates to MQTAHHGTLDKALFRFFIFWYSVGLILLVFDILPPSLEWANSVFLILCGILGGLYFYRTYGVFGAIFTVIVLIGSIVAESIGVKTGVIFGHYDYSDKLGLNWLSVPIAIGFAWVMILAVSHALAGGIVKPFQAQEAIRLPLYIITGALIAVVMDGIIDPVAYLVKGYWFWDGSGVYYGIPFQNFVGWFLLASLFHVLLVIGLYAAKKTTTSTHPYWHSRTLAVFIMVMSMFILLGFTSQLYLASIGVTVLSLAILSLYRLKNKPLELHNNTAYSPGKR, encoded by the coding sequence TTGCAAACAGCACATCATGGCACCTTAGATAAAGCACTCTTCCGGTTCTTTATCTTTTGGTACAGCGTAGGGTTAATACTTCTCGTTTTTGATATTCTCCCTCCATCTTTGGAGTGGGCAAACAGTGTGTTCTTGATATTATGCGGCATTTTAGGAGGCCTTTATTTTTATCGGACATATGGTGTTTTCGGTGCCATTTTCACGGTCATTGTTCTGATCGGAAGTATTGTAGCAGAAAGTATCGGGGTAAAAACGGGTGTAATTTTCGGCCACTATGATTATAGCGACAAACTGGGATTAAACTGGTTAAGTGTTCCGATAGCTATCGGCTTTGCGTGGGTGATGATATTAGCAGTCTCTCACGCACTCGCTGGTGGTATTGTAAAGCCGTTTCAGGCTCAAGAAGCAATACGGCTGCCACTCTATATCATAACGGGTGCGCTCATTGCGGTTGTGATGGACGGTATCATTGATCCAGTAGCTTATCTTGTGAAAGGATACTGGTTTTGGGATGGCTCCGGGGTTTATTATGGAATTCCTTTTCAAAACTTTGTTGGCTGGTTTCTTTTAGCTAGCTTGTTTCATGTCCTATTAGTGATTGGTTTGTATGCTGCAAAGAAAACCACAACAAGCACTCATCCATACTGGCATTCTCGCACTCTAGCTGTTTTCATCATGGTCATGAGCATGTTTATTTTGTTAGGATTCACATCACAACTTTATTTAGCATCTATCGGTGTGACGGTATTAAGTTTAGCCATATTGAGTTTGTATCGATTAAAAAATAAACCATTAGAGCTTCATAACAACACAGCATACAGTCCTGGAAAAAGGTGA
- a CDS encoding glycosyltransferase produces the protein MIFLIVFFIALSLTFLAATIINSFFLPSLKKPSPRADHSERVAVFVPMRNEEGNVAGLVSTLKGLTYRNISFSILDDHSDDGTYKKLLEQIDGDERFTVIQGKPLPSGWAGKVHACHQLSQSDSSDYLLFVDADVRLHPQTIQASLTLLKKRKASLLSGFPRFPVSLFFEKLIVPLQHFVILFHLPLFLANLMKWPPATAAHGAFMLFKSEAYHGIGGHAVIKSSLVDDVDLAKAMKRSNYRVVLANVTEYVSCYMYRSNKEVWNGFTKNLFPGLGRSILLVIFLSLFYSVFYIAPLLLSIYGIVTHQLLWVMPYLLTVMQKAYVDLLTGQRPFLSLLMPLSAIGLVVLMNASMWRGLKKQGYEWKGRLYQ, from the coding sequence GTGATATTCTTGATAGTCTTCTTTATTGCGCTTTCCTTAACCTTTTTGGCAGCAACAATCATAAATAGTTTCTTTTTACCCTCTCTAAAAAAGCCCTCACCAAGGGCTGATCATTCAGAGAGGGTTGCTGTTTTTGTACCGATGCGTAATGAAGAGGGAAATGTCGCCGGACTTGTCTCTACACTTAAAGGACTGACGTATCGTAACATTTCGTTTTCAATTTTAGATGATCACTCTGATGATGGAACATATAAGAAGCTTCTTGAGCAAATTGATGGTGACGAGCGTTTTACGGTTATACAAGGTAAGCCGCTCCCCTCTGGTTGGGCTGGAAAAGTTCATGCATGCCACCAGCTTAGTCAATCAGATTCAAGCGATTACCTGCTGTTTGTAGATGCAGATGTTCGGCTGCATCCCCAAACGATTCAAGCTTCACTCACATTATTAAAAAAACGCAAAGCCAGTCTGCTTTCAGGTTTTCCAAGATTCCCTGTTTCCTTGTTTTTCGAGAAACTTATTGTTCCACTGCAGCATTTCGTAATACTGTTTCATCTGCCTCTCTTTCTTGCAAATTTAATGAAGTGGCCTCCAGCAACAGCCGCACACGGAGCGTTTATGCTGTTTAAAAGTGAGGCATATCACGGTATAGGCGGTCATGCTGTGATAAAAAGTTCGCTCGTAGATGACGTAGACTTAGCAAAAGCAATGAAACGATCAAATTACCGTGTTGTGCTTGCAAACGTTACGGAGTACGTTTCTTGTTATATGTACCGCAGCAATAAAGAAGTATGGAACGGATTTACGAAGAATCTTTTTCCAGGGTTAGGGCGATCTATCTTACTCGTTATATTTTTATCTCTCTTTTATAGCGTCTTTTACATAGCACCACTACTGTTATCGATTTACGGCATCGTCACTCATCAACTGTTATGGGTCATGCCGTACCTGCTCACCGTAATGCAAAAGGCATATGTGGACTTATTGACGGGACAAAGACCATTCCTTTCCTTGCTCATGCCGTTATCAGCAATAGGATTGGTGGTTCTTATGAACGCCTCTATGTGGCGCGGGCTAAAAAAACAAGGCTACGAATGGAAGGGGCGTCTTTATCAATGA
- a CDS encoding phytoene desaturase family protein — protein sequence MKKIAVIGGGLGGLSAAISLALQNCEVHVYEKNDHFGGKLMPVTLGTHTFDFGPNTITMPQVFDQVFVDAGENPRDYFEWIPLKTHTRNISSSGEVFDMSTDLDEVVSQLHKLDSYAAQKYPDYLDEVTRLYHLAEKEFFPRTFTSMKDYLSPSLFRAFMKVRPMQNMDSFHNAYFKHPLLLQTFNRYATYIGSSPFHAPATFALIAYLEMIQGVYYVKGGNVKIAESMAQLAEKRGVHLYSGVEVKKIHVKNNHAKTLILSNGDEVEFDAVVMNGDLLEAYPKLVEEHYRPSMTNKKVESYSPSISAFVLLAGLNKRLDKMLHHQVYFSKDYRQEFETLFNGKYPEDPTIYISNSSVTDPSVSPDGDNLFILVNAPPIRNNQQENNLEYERYKNLVYDRLESFGLNIRPHIVQERMITPHDIQCKFGAFRGALYGISANKRKNTFLRPSNRSKDINNLFFAGGTTHPGGGSPMVIISGRNVAREVLKGV from the coding sequence ATGAAAAAAATTGCAGTTATCGGAGGCGGTCTCGGCGGTTTGTCAGCCGCTATTTCACTTGCTTTGCAGAATTGCGAAGTTCATGTTTATGAAAAAAACGATCATTTTGGCGGAAAATTGATGCCTGTTACTTTAGGTACCCACACGTTTGACTTTGGACCTAACACAATCACGATGCCTCAAGTTTTTGACCAAGTATTTGTAGATGCTGGTGAAAATCCTAGAGACTATTTTGAATGGATACCATTAAAAACACATACTCGGAACATAAGCAGCAGCGGTGAAGTGTTTGATATGTCTACTGACCTCGATGAAGTGGTGAGTCAGCTTCATAAACTTGATTCATATGCTGCACAAAAATATCCTGATTACCTTGATGAGGTAACGCGTTTGTATCATTTAGCTGAAAAAGAATTTTTCCCAAGAACATTTACAAGTATGAAAGACTACCTGTCTCCTTCTCTTTTTCGCGCTTTTATGAAGGTAAGGCCGATGCAAAATATGGATAGCTTCCACAATGCGTATTTTAAGCACCCCCTGCTTCTCCAAACCTTTAACCGTTATGCGACCTATATTGGTTCGTCACCTTTCCATGCTCCTGCGACGTTTGCATTAATTGCATACCTAGAGATGATTCAAGGTGTATATTACGTTAAAGGAGGCAATGTAAAAATCGCTGAAAGTATGGCGCAATTAGCAGAAAAACGCGGTGTTCATCTGTATTCAGGTGTTGAGGTTAAAAAAATTCACGTGAAGAACAATCACGCTAAAACACTTATACTATCGAATGGTGATGAAGTTGAATTTGATGCCGTTGTAATGAACGGTGATCTATTAGAAGCGTATCCCAAGCTCGTAGAAGAGCACTATAGACCTTCTATGACGAATAAGAAAGTAGAGAGTTACTCTCCTTCAATCTCTGCCTTTGTGCTGTTAGCAGGTCTAAACAAAAGGCTGGATAAAATGCTTCACCATCAAGTGTATTTTTCAAAAGACTACAGACAAGAATTTGAGACTTTGTTTAATGGCAAGTATCCAGAAGATCCAACGATTTATATCTCAAATTCCTCCGTAACAGACCCCTCCGTTTCACCTGACGGGGACAATCTGTTTATTTTGGTTAACGCGCCACCCATTCGTAATAACCAACAAGAGAATAATCTTGAATATGAACGTTACAAAAACCTTGTATATGATCGCTTAGAATCGTTCGGTCTGAACATCAGACCACATATCGTTCAGGAAAGAATGATCACTCCGCATGATATTCAGTGTAAATTCGGAGCGTTTCGAGGGGCATTATACGGTATATCCGCTAATAAACGAAAAAACACATTTTTGCGCCCTTCTAACCGTTCTAAGGATATTAACAACTTGTTTTTTGCTGGGGGTACGACACATCCTGGCGGCGGCTCTCCGATGGTAATCATCAGCGGCCGCAATGTCGCCCGTGAAGTGCTAAAAGGGGTCTGA
- a CDS encoding GNAT family N-acetyltransferase, translated as MEVRLLKPEDAEAYWELRLEALKLSPEAFSSSYEEALQRKEPIKQVAERLQEEGSYTFGMFVKGKLIGNVTLVQEKVLKMQHRGNIYAMYVSTENRKAGAGKALMKAAIEHAKSIPVIEKLNLTVAADNEKAKNLYTALGFKTYGYEEKALKVDGQFIDEEHMVLFL; from the coding sequence ATGGAAGTTCGACTGTTAAAACCCGAAGACGCAGAAGCCTACTGGGAGCTTCGCCTAGAGGCACTGAAATTAAGCCCCGAAGCTTTCTCTTCAAGCTATGAAGAAGCATTGCAAAGAAAAGAACCAATAAAGCAAGTAGCAGAAAGATTACAAGAAGAGGGAAGCTACACATTTGGTATGTTTGTTAAAGGGAAACTCATCGGCAACGTTACCTTAGTTCAAGAAAAAGTGTTAAAGATGCAGCATAGAGGCAACATTTATGCCATGTATGTAAGTACCGAGAACCGTAAAGCAGGAGCAGGAAAGGCTCTCATGAAAGCTGCCATCGAGCATGCAAAAAGCATTCCTGTTATTGAAAAATTAAATCTAACCGTAGCAGCTGATAATGAAAAAGCAAAAAACCTCTATACCGCACTAGGTTTTAAAACATATGGATACGAAGAAAAAGCACTAAAAGTGGATGGTCAGTTTATAGACGAAGAACATATGGTGTTGTTTCTTTAG
- a CDS encoding phytoene/squalene synthase family protein — translation MVTVQESYSYCEEVIKIHSKTFYKAFSFLPEEKRRAVWAVYSFCRTVDDIVDEGERPLEELAIFKVQFQQFLKGEIPASKPMWIALQHVFQQFEMDEQAFLDMIKGQEMDLYKTHYETIEELEYYSYHVASTVGLMLLPILAPEHKDVLREGAISLGIGMQFTNVLRDVREDLDRGRLYLPLSVMDEHGYTEDDLKKEVVDNRFIAAWESIALRAEVFYEKFNETLEHYPIDARMPVQLAAIYYREILNKVRKQNYKVFSSRAFVSSEEKGDLLKKIAVK, via the coding sequence TTGGTAACGGTTCAGGAATCTTATTCTTATTGTGAAGAAGTCATTAAAATTCATTCTAAAACATTCTATAAAGCATTTTCATTTTTGCCTGAAGAGAAGAGACGTGCCGTTTGGGCCGTTTACTCATTTTGCAGAACTGTAGATGATATTGTAGATGAAGGTGAGCGGCCCCTAGAAGAGCTTGCTATTTTCAAAGTACAGTTTCAGCAGTTCCTAAAAGGGGAAATTCCTGCATCCAAACCAATGTGGATCGCACTGCAGCATGTTTTTCAGCAGTTCGAGATGGATGAACAAGCGTTTCTGGATATGATCAAAGGACAAGAAATGGATCTATACAAGACGCATTATGAAACCATAGAAGAGTTGGAATACTACTCTTACCATGTGGCTAGCACGGTTGGCTTGATGCTGCTGCCAATTCTTGCTCCTGAACATAAAGATGTCCTTCGGGAAGGTGCTATTTCTCTTGGGATTGGGATGCAGTTTACAAATGTACTGCGTGATGTTAGAGAAGACTTAGATCGCGGCCGATTGTATTTGCCTTTAAGCGTAATGGATGAACATGGCTATACAGAAGATGACTTGAAAAAAGAAGTGGTCGATAATCGATTTATTGCTGCATGGGAAAGCATAGCGCTTCGTGCGGAGGTGTTTTATGAGAAGTTTAACGAAACACTGGAGCATTATCCGATTGATGCAAGGATGCCTGTTCAGCTGGCGGCCATTTATTATCGGGAGATTTTAAACAAAGTCCGCAAGCAAAATTATAAAGTGTTTAGCAGCAGAGCATTTGTATCGAGTGAGGAAAAAGGAGATCTTTTAAAGAAGATTGCTGTGAAATGA
- a CDS encoding phytoene desaturase family protein, with the protein MNAGIVGGGIGGLITALYLKKQGKEVTIYEKSSSLGGRLNFFKKEGYRIDSGPTIVLLPEMIYEILGEIGIGREELELIPCNPMYKLNYPDGSHFYKRSDLPGQLNEITRMYPGEEQGFLKYVTDMYERFHQGKTAFLDRSFVNKRDFWTPKNLHTLTKLKAYQSVKKLAEAYFNHPRMQEAFSFQTLYIGGSPENSPAMYSLVPFSEHAHGIWYVKGGYASIVDLLQKRLDEQGVHIKVNTPVKSLSLKGNACNGVVTKEGTQLHDMVIYNGDFPGIHNLIPGPKPIKKTFESSSGCFLLYLGLDQTYDEADVHQFFMTDFFDEHMQEVFVRKNLPRDPAIYTFYPSKIDPSLAPEGKSVLYVLVPVPSGDTVDWESEKQAYADFILKRLEGRGYPGLKEAIVWKEIRTPNDALTDGLYQGGSFGIAPTLKQSGVFRPQIKPLPYENLYAVGASIHPGGGVPIVMQSAKHLAKYLERA; encoded by the coding sequence ATGAATGCTGGGATAGTTGGCGGAGGGATAGGCGGCTTAATTACGGCACTCTACTTAAAAAAGCAAGGTAAGGAAGTTACGATCTATGAGAAAAGCTCTAGCCTAGGGGGCAGGCTGAACTTTTTTAAAAAAGAGGGATACAGAATTGATAGTGGACCAACCATCGTTCTGCTGCCTGAGATGATTTATGAAATCTTAGGTGAGATTGGCATTGGGCGTGAAGAATTAGAATTAATTCCTTGCAACCCTATGTACAAGTTGAACTATCCAGATGGATCTCACTTTTATAAAAGAAGTGATCTTCCTGGACAGTTGAATGAAATTACTAGAATGTATCCTGGTGAAGAACAAGGTTTTTTGAAATATGTAACGGATATGTATGAACGATTCCATCAAGGAAAAACAGCATTCTTGGACCGTTCCTTTGTGAACAAGAGGGATTTTTGGACACCTAAAAATCTGCATACACTTACAAAACTGAAAGCCTATCAATCCGTTAAAAAACTAGCAGAAGCTTATTTTAACCACCCTAGAATGCAGGAGGCTTTTTCGTTTCAGACACTGTATATTGGCGGATCACCTGAAAATTCCCCTGCTATGTACTCGCTCGTGCCGTTCAGCGAGCATGCTCATGGCATCTGGTATGTAAAAGGCGGATATGCAAGTATCGTAGATTTATTACAAAAAAGACTTGATGAACAAGGTGTGCATATTAAAGTGAATACTCCTGTGAAATCCTTATCTTTAAAAGGAAATGCATGTAACGGTGTGGTCACAAAGGAAGGCACTCAATTGCACGATATGGTTATTTACAATGGTGACTTTCCAGGAATTCATAATCTCATTCCAGGTCCTAAGCCAATTAAAAAAACCTTCGAATCTTCTTCCGGATGCTTTCTGTTGTACCTAGGGCTTGATCAGACATATGACGAAGCAGATGTTCATCAGTTCTTTATGACTGATTTCTTTGACGAACATATGCAAGAAGTCTTTGTGCGTAAAAATCTGCCGCGAGATCCCGCAATCTATACGTTTTATCCTTCTAAGATAGATCCTTCTCTTGCTCCAGAAGGAAAAAGTGTACTTTACGTGCTTGTTCCTGTTCCATCAGGAGATACAGTGGATTGGGAGTCTGAAAAGCAAGCTTACGCTGATTTTATATTGAAGCGATTGGAAGGCAGAGGATATCCAGGGTTAAAGGAAGCTATTGTTTGGAAAGAGATTCGAACACCAAATGACGCACTCACAGATGGGTTATACCAAGGAGGCAGCTTCGGTATTGCTCCAACGTTAAAACAATCTGGTGTGTTTCGGCCTCAGATTAAACCTCTGCCATATGAAAATTTGTATGCAGTTGGTGCATCCATACATCCTGGTGGAGGTGTACCAATCGTAATGCAGAGTGCAAAACATCTCGCAAAATATCTTGAAAGGGCGTGA
- a CDS encoding phytoene desaturase family protein — MKSVAVIGAGPGGLTAGMLLASKGYQVTVYEKQPFIGGRTSALHKDGYTFDRGPTFLNMPHILEEMFHLAGRRLEDYIELKKLEPMYQLKFKDAVIDATTDQSVMYQNIEEAFPGNGEGYRCFMKKEKEKFEALMPILQNKHDSLLDYLQLKFIKALPKLTITDSLHDQLSTYFSDERLRLAFTFQAKYLGMSPWECPGAFTILSYMEHAYGVYHPVGGVNKITEAMANVIKEYGGKVITSCGVKELAIEKGKVKGLQLDSGETVYADEVIVNADFAHAMEKLMPKGSTKKYTSDKLMKKSYSCSAFMLYVGVNKKYDLPHHTIVFSEDYRKNVEEITKKKILSQDPSIYIHNPSVTDPTLAPEGKSALYILAPVPNNFSMIDWEQHKHKFRKLVLQQLQERTEFKDLEKHIETEHLFTPLDWETQLQVYKGATFNLGHQLTQMMYLRPHNKQKEVEGLWLVGGGTHPGSGLPTIMESARITTRMMTEKHSAMEVKSV, encoded by the coding sequence ATGAAATCTGTAGCTGTAATTGGTGCGGGACCTGGTGGGTTGACGGCAGGGATGCTTTTAGCCAGCAAAGGTTATCAAGTAACAGTATACGAGAAGCAACCGTTTATCGGAGGACGTACTTCTGCTTTACATAAAGATGGTTATACGTTTGATCGAGGTCCTACTTTTCTGAACATGCCTCACATCTTGGAGGAAATGTTTCACCTAGCCGGCCGGCGATTAGAAGATTATATAGAATTAAAAAAGCTTGAGCCTATGTATCAGCTTAAATTTAAAGATGCCGTAATAGATGCTACGACAGATCAATCGGTTATGTATCAAAACATTGAAGAAGCTTTTCCGGGTAATGGCGAAGGTTACAGATGTTTCATGAAGAAAGAAAAAGAAAAATTTGAAGCGTTAATGCCTATTTTGCAAAACAAGCATGATTCGCTTTTGGATTATCTGCAGCTTAAATTTATAAAAGCATTACCAAAGCTAACGATTACGGATTCTCTGCATGATCAGCTCTCCACTTATTTCTCAGACGAAAGACTGCGTCTTGCTTTCACGTTTCAGGCGAAATATTTAGGTATGTCACCGTGGGAATGTCCTGGTGCGTTTACGATTTTATCTTATATGGAACACGCATATGGGGTATATCATCCTGTCGGCGGTGTTAATAAGATCACAGAAGCAATGGCAAACGTCATCAAAGAGTATGGCGGAAAAGTCATTACGTCATGTGGAGTGAAAGAGCTGGCTATTGAAAAAGGGAAAGTTAAGGGGCTTCAGCTGGATTCAGGTGAAACGGTGTATGCCGATGAAGTGATCGTTAATGCAGACTTTGCACACGCCATGGAAAAGTTGATGCCTAAAGGTTCTACGAAGAAGTATACGAGCGACAAATTAATGAAGAAGAGCTATTCTTGCTCGGCGTTTATGCTGTATGTTGGCGTGAATAAAAAATACGATCTGCCTCATCATACTATTGTTTTTTCAGAAGACTATAGAAAAAACGTCGAAGAGATTACGAAGAAAAAAATCTTATCTCAAGACCCATCCATTTATATTCATAATCCTTCTGTTACAGATCCAACGCTTGCTCCTGAAGGGAAGTCGGCTCTATACATCTTAGCACCAGTTCCTAATAACTTCAGTATGATTGACTGGGAACAGCACAAGCATAAGTTTAGAAAACTGGTTCTTCAGCAGCTTCAGGAACGAACAGAGTTTAAAGATTTGGAGAAGCATATTGAAACAGAGCATTTGTTCACTCCGCTTGATTGGGAAACGCAGCTTCAAGTTTATAAGGGAGCAACGTTTAACCTTGGGCATCAATTAACTCAAATGATGTACTTGCGACCGCACAATAAACAAAAAGAGGTAGAAGGGCTGTGGCTCGTAGGTGGAGGAACACACCCCGGCAGCGGTTTGCCTACCATTATGGAATCGGCTCGGATTACGACAAGAATGATGACAGAAAAACATAGTGCTATGGAGGTTAAATCAGTATGA
- a CDS encoding ATP-binding protein yields the protein MIVEKLLLHVLIVLVPVLIYSLMIENRKIGKSPYFLGFLYGASASLSMYFAYYDASLYWDLRYVPVVLAFFYGGPISGIITITALMITRTSMGGETLFLAYITAVLSCAVPYLMYNYFWKSPPKKRISLSIIIGSWPAFVQLIILLIYLYFNKGFVELNQKLLLYITVFGMIQIITVVLTAILNEAVIERNLMKDEIRRSEKQHTLGELAASIAHEVRNPLTVVKGFLQLMEGEDERHKNYYPLILSELGRAENIISDYLNFAKPEFKKIESFSLPLLVMELSILLNPYALKEGISLTHTIESDAVITTDRNQLKQALINILKNAVEATPKEGRVSIKLIEDGEHVKMIIRDTGKGMTKEQLSRVGSLFFSTKEKGTGLGTMVSARIIESMGGRVDYTSKLGKGTKVSVTIPLKMMFDEQPV from the coding sequence ATGATTGTAGAAAAGCTGCTTTTACATGTATTAATTGTACTTGTACCAGTATTAATCTATAGCTTAATGATCGAAAATCGAAAAATTGGAAAATCCCCATACTTTTTAGGTTTCTTATACGGAGCATCGGCATCTCTTAGTATGTACTTTGCTTATTATGATGCATCGCTATACTGGGATTTGCGTTATGTTCCAGTCGTTTTGGCTTTCTTTTACGGTGGTCCGATCTCTGGGATAATCACGATCACTGCGCTTATGATAACAAGAACATCGATGGGCGGGGAAACACTCTTTTTAGCTTACATAACGGCAGTGCTTTCATGTGCGGTCCCATACTTAATGTATAATTATTTTTGGAAATCCCCACCGAAAAAAAGAATCTCTCTCTCTATTATCATAGGGTCTTGGCCAGCTTTTGTTCAGCTTATCATCCTCTTGATTTACCTTTACTTTAATAAAGGGTTCGTCGAACTTAATCAAAAATTGCTTTTATACATAACCGTTTTTGGCATGATACAAATAATAACTGTTGTTCTTACCGCTATTTTAAATGAAGCTGTGATTGAGCGTAATCTGATGAAAGATGAGATCAGGCGCTCTGAAAAGCAGCACACGCTCGGTGAACTTGCAGCCTCAATCGCTCATGAAGTTCGAAATCCTTTAACGGTTGTCAAAGGCTTTCTACAGTTAATGGAAGGTGAGGACGAACGGCATAAGAATTATTATCCCCTCATTTTAAGTGAGCTGGGAAGAGCGGAGAACATTATAAGTGATTATTTGAATTTTGCTAAACCAGAATTTAAGAAGATTGAATCGTTTTCTCTTCCGCTTCTTGTTATGGAATTAAGTATTCTATTAAATCCTTATGCTCTAAAAGAAGGGATATCGCTGACTCATACCATAGAATCAGATGCTGTTATTACCACGGATCGTAATCAATTAAAACAAGCGCTGATCAATATTTTGAAAAATGCTGTTGAAGCAACTCCAAAAGAAGGGCGAGTTTCGATTAAGCTCATTGAAGATGGAGAACATGTAAAGATGATCATAAGGGATACGGGGAAAGGAATGACAAAGGAACAGCTTTCGCGTGTAGGTTCTCTGTTTTTTTCAACAAAAGAAAAAGGCACTGGATTAGGCACCATGGTGTCTGCTCGCATCATTGAGTCTATGGGGGGAAGAGTGGATTATACGAGCAAGCTGGGCAAGGGAACAAAAGTAAGTGTAACCATACCTTTAAAAATGATGTTTGATGAACAGCCGGTTTAA
- a CDS encoding ABC transporter ATP-binding protein, producing the protein MSKGSNRPHPHNHLFGEKVKPKNWASTIRRIGSYFSSQKWLLSLVLLMVIISSALSLLGPFLIGMAIDSYIVKENMDGLNKLLIGLVFVFVGQSLSIWLQNYWMIGIAQDTVLKMRNDLFNQFHRLSISFFDKRQHGELMSRITNDIENVSSTLNSSFIQVFSSILTLIGTVGVMIYLSPILTLISLSIVPLMFFGLKWITKRTGARFKEQQRNLGEINGYIEEITSGQRIVKSFSQEKRVIEEFMVKNERLKESGYWAQTFSGFIPKLMNVLNNGSFALIAGIGGVLALNGKVSIGVIVIFVEYSRQFTRPLNDLANQFNTLLSAVAGAERVFEILDESQEEMDETGAIELSSVKGKVDFIDVAFSYEKDENTVSGLSFSVKEGETVALVGPTGAGKTTIVNLLSRFYDADSGQILIDGNDIKKVKRSSLRSHMGFVLQDSFLFEGTIIENIRYGRLNATDEEVIAAAKLANAHSFITKLPKSYKTVLNQEGSGISQGQKQLLSIARAILADPSLLILDEATSSIDTITEMKIQEALQRLMQGRTSFVIAHRLNTIQQADQILVLQDGGIFEKGTHEELLNNKKFYYSLYHSQLKQDA; encoded by the coding sequence ATGTCAAAGGGTTCAAACAGACCTCATCCACATAATCATTTATTTGGAGAGAAAGTAAAACCGAAAAACTGGGCAAGTACAATAAGGCGTATTGGAAGCTATTTTTCTAGTCAGAAATGGCTGTTAAGTTTGGTGCTGCTTATGGTGATCATAAGCTCTGCATTAAGCTTGCTCGGACCTTTTTTAATCGGAATGGCCATTGATTCTTATATTGTAAAAGAGAATATGGACGGATTAAATAAATTGCTGATCGGCCTTGTTTTTGTCTTTGTCGGCCAATCTCTTTCCATCTGGCTGCAAAACTATTGGATGATTGGAATTGCACAGGATACCGTATTAAAAATGAGAAATGATTTATTTAATCAATTTCATCGGCTCTCGATTTCATTTTTCGATAAACGGCAGCACGGTGAATTGATGAGCCGGATTACAAACGATATTGAAAATGTCAGTTCAACATTAAATAGTTCCTTCATTCAAGTGTTCTCCAGCATCCTCACGCTGATTGGAACTGTTGGTGTAATGATTTATTTAAGTCCTATTCTAACGCTCATCTCCCTATCAATCGTCCCCTTGATGTTCTTTGGATTAAAGTGGATTACAAAAAGAACAGGTGCAAGGTTTAAAGAACAGCAAAGAAATTTGGGTGAGATCAACGGTTATATTGAAGAAATCACTTCTGGACAGCGCATTGTAAAATCTTTTTCACAGGAAAAGAGAGTCATTGAAGAATTTATGGTAAAAAATGAACGCTTGAAAGAGTCGGGGTATTGGGCTCAGACGTTCTCGGGTTTTATTCCTAAATTGATGAACGTTCTAAACAATGGAAGCTTTGCTTTAATCGCGGGGATCGGGGGAGTTCTTGCTCTGAATGGAAAAGTATCCATCGGTGTAATCGTCATATTTGTTGAGTATTCGAGACAGTTCACACGGCCTCTTAATGATCTGGCGAACCAGTTTAATACGCTTTTGTCAGCTGTTGCAGGGGCAGAAAGGGTTTTTGAGATTCTAGATGAATCACAAGAAGAAATGGATGAGACAGGTGCTATTGAGCTGTCTTCTGTAAAAGGAAAAGTAGATTTTATTGACGTTGCTTTTTCCTATGAAAAAGATGAGAACACGGTAAGCGGATTGAGTTTTTCTGTAAAAGAAGGAGAAACAGTTGCCCTAGTTGGTCCGACTGGTGCGGGTAAGACGACTATTGTGAACCTGCTTTCACGGTTTTATGATGCAGATTCTGGTCAGATCCTGATCGATGGGAACGATATAAAGAAAGTAAAACGCAGCTCACTTCGAAGTCATATGGGATTTGTACTGCAAGATTCCTTTTTGTTTGAAGGAACGATAATTGAAAATATACGGTACGGAAGATTAAATGCTACAGACGAGGAAGTTATTGCAGCTGCTAAACTGGCTAATGCTCATTCGTTTATTACAAAACTGCCAAAGAGCTACAAAACGGTATTGAACCAAGAGGGAAGCGGCATCAGTCAAGGCCAAAAACAGCTCTTATCAATTGCACGAGCCATTTTAGCAGATCCTTCTCTTCTTATTTTAGATGAAGCAACAAGCTCTATAGATACGATTACAGAGATGAAAATACAAGAAGCCTTGCAGCGCTTGATGCAGGGGAGAACGAGTTTTGTTATTGCACACAGATTGAACACGATACAGCAAGCCGATCAGATTCTTGTTCTCCAGGACGGGGGCATATTTGAAAAAGGAACTCATGAAGAATTGTTGAATAATAAAAAGTTCTATTATTCTTTGTATCATAGCCAGCTGAAGCAAGATGCTTAA